The Argiope bruennichi chromosome X2, qqArgBrue1.1, whole genome shotgun sequence sequence aaattattaaataaattttgttccatttatcaaatatcttcattattaaaaaaagtagtaaatgaaatacaataaatattatattcgtttccatgtttatattattatatggaCAAAGTTACCTGTTCATGACTTTTTCCAACACAGAAAAATGTTCTTCAATGAGCAATTATAGAAGTACAATTTGTACATACTTGATTCAAATGCATGTTTAGTTTTCATGATctcttataaacaattttaaaaaaaacagttcattATGAATTCTTGACTTAGCATATCTAGTGGATCTGAGCATAACTTGTTTCTGATTTTATATGATTATGTCTAGACTTTTTGTCACCATTACACATTTCTTGCAATAAAATGTACAGGGTGCATAGTGaagaaatacttcaaaaattaaacacttttaaatactttttaagcatcctaccccccccccccccccaatttagcattaaaaaattaattggttttattaaatttttttaattaattttaaatgtgcatttttgatattttatttgatcaatagcatggtaattttaatatttatttctgcaacaCTGGAGAAGCGtctattataaaacatatttggttttgacaaaaacaaaaatgaccATAGTTTgatcattatcaaaaaattaaatcaagatttaatcaatcagttaaattatttactcttttataagattaacaataaaaatctggcttccttttcaacattttttaaatttgcaaattacaAGTTAAATTGAATGGAtacattatttctgaatttacatTGGCATTGATAAAGATGTATAGCATAaccaaaaattttctattttatttttatatatgctgcaATAAATGAAATTCCACATGGCTGCGATGTAAGTAAAAATTTCCTCCGGCTCTAACTCACCATATTTAGCagtttagaacattttatttgctGCCTTATAAAGCTAAGAGCTAAAGTATACCAGCACAGCTACCATCATAAAACTGGCAAAACTGCCAGAAATTGATGATAGAACAATGCAATgctctaaatgaatttttgacatcaaattttttaatagaaaataataataaaattatagaaatagtagaaataataatagtaaataactaaaaaactgttttatcacTTCTTATTTCTGATGTTTAGTAAAGGgcctttttaaatgtttcacatttcaaaaatttaaggaaaacctgctttttaaactctatgtaaaaataaataaaatttcattcctttagctttaaaaaagtacgaaaaatgtgattatatattttaggaaGAGATGACAAAGATTTCACAATtcctattttttgtaaataatggaaacaaattcacgaagataaaaaatattagaagtaaaatgaaaataacaaaaaatgaaagttaatgcatttttttaaatagtaattcttGAAGCTTGTCTGAGACAAAATACTGCATTGCCttcaaatttcacaatatttattaagtaaaaaattttacttttgtgaattgctttaaaattttgaattttgtttgaaaattctaaaataataaataaaagtaaaataattttttcaaatagtaatttttatagcTAGTgtgagattatttaaaattttaatcataacatTAACACGTTTAATGTAACTCAACAATTCAAtgcagaaatgatattttaaaagttatatttaaaaatcatcattataAATCGAGTACaagattaattttgcaaaaaaaattttaaataaaaaaataaaaataataataaagaaaggaaggaagaaagaaagaaaaagcattcACTCAagtaaaattggaatttaaacaacctttttaaaccattaaatcggtgtaaaaatattttttattcaataatatgttttaatgatatgacagaaataaattctgtttttatttttaaatgaaatttctaatgaaaatttcaaaaaatacgtGAATAGTGAGTTTTTAACATCCCAGAAGCAGCTTCCTGCAACATTTCACATTCCTAACTTCAACGATTTGTAAATAAGGGCAAATTTCTAAGAGTAGAGAtttcaatgggaaaaaatatatgtacatcTGTATgagttacaaaaaaagaaaaaggaaaaatcaataaatataatagaatctgAACCCTAAAGAGTAAaaggtttgaaattttaagtaccaGATCTAAAAGACttttttatacatacaaaaactaaaatttgccAAGATTGAAccaacaaataacaatttttaaatggacGAGAACAATAAAGAAAACACCATGAAAGAAATCACAATCATTGAAAATCTGTGGCTTCTGGTTAAAATCTTGTTACATTCGGATTTTACGCAAAGACTAATGCAATGAGTAAGAATTTAATATACAATGCATAGTAACTCCCTTTAAAAAGTTGATCAAGACATtgctccaaaataaaatattaaacagaataatgATCAAAAGTGTAATGAACTAAAGAGGCTTCacataagcatttttaaatctctttcaggtacaaaatttatattttcagtctgTTGCACAAATCTGcgtatttttctttgataatacaTATAAAGGTTAAGCATATATTTATCAGACATAGCTAaagcaatatttcagaattttttaattctactgaagaccaaacatttttcaaagtcACAACAAGTACAATATAGTACACATTTTATATTGCCTCTTCGGTATAACTTtcccaatatttcaataaacaacaatgtACATTGTTGAAGAAAGTAGGACgggggattttattttattttaatacgtgATGGCACTTCTCAAGAAAATTGAGCACTTTTAAGgcacttaaaaatgattttcaaattcaagtaCTTTTTAAGCCCTTTTCATGCCACTACGCACCCTAATgtaaccataaaataaatattataaatatacatataattatagtatatattaataataaatacatttacaatctataaatatatgtattcatcatattacaaaagagaaaattgtattttttctttttaaatgaatgcacTTTAACATAAAGGTCTAAAAGGACACAAACACGGtatatgtaaacattttattttttcttttgacaaataAGCTTACATTGCAATTACAACAAAATACGAacatattttacagaataaatcTTGACCACATTTATAGAGATGCAGCATTATATCcatgctaattttaatttaattacaaaattaagtaGCTTTTGTGTCGAAATGGACCCACACGCAACAGGAGGGTTATAGGACAAGGTTGTTAACGGAGTCGGAAtcattctcaaaattttcatagcACATCAGCAAGACTATTGTACCCAATGGATTTACAATACACTACAcctcttttcaaataattatttggaactggatttcaaaattgaaacttttgGGTCTCAAAACTGAGACCTTATCTCAAACCACAGCAGTCCCATTAAATGAGTTGCTGACGTACTTATGAGAGTGAAATCTCTATATCTTTGACCCAGTGAAAAGAATCTCTTAatactaaacaaataaatattttaaaattccatttaaaaaaaatattatagttacataatcaaataattattataccaGAAATCAAATGATAATGGAATCATATATCCCATttaaaagcacacacacacacacacaaaaaaaaaaaaatacattccttcaaaattttaaaaattatgggaCAAAAAACAtgattacattgaaaaaaaagccatgagcaataaaaaaaatgaaatattattttagaataaaactcACACATCTAGaattatgtttaattgaattaaattgaatccagatttatttataaaattttaattagcatgcataaagaaaatattttatctgtaatcAAAAACAGAGCATTTCTTCCCAAAGCAGATGAGAatcatgtaatataatttatatcgaaaatcatgcaaaattttcaattatctaaGATTTAAATCAATTCTGTAAGAcatcaataattaatattgacCATAAAATAGTGGATGAGATAATAAAATGCACCATTACTAAATTGGTGTGAAGAGtgacgtatttttttaaatttcaagaataaaaatacataaatatgtattcaaaccgataattaatatctttcatttGTTAAACCAAGTACCACAAATATTGTCTAGGACAAaccaaaatgataatatttaaaataaatcttttatacatttatttttctaaatttgcttttgtatttttcacaaaatgaagGAATTCTTTCAGTGAAATAAATAGAGTAATGCTTAACACAACCttcaatgtttgcaaatgtgattCATGTCAATATTAAATGCACTCAAGTTTCAAAGCAATATTGCTATAAACTTTCATCATGACATTTAAAACATAATGCAATCATACTTATTTAAGATAAGAATGTATTTActaaaggaatttatattactgCAATTTTTAGcaagatagaataaaaaaatgacatattaaattagtggaaatttttttttcacacaaaatgaaaaaaagtcaatTCTAAAACTTTGAACACTTAACAAACAAATGcctaaagttattttttcatgtatgGTATAAAACTTTGTATTGCATTATTTACAAGGAGATTatcttatttacatttaaaaaaagacattattgtAGCAAAAGAGTTAGTTAAACAGCTGCGCCATTTCCATTCCTGGCCtgttagaatataattaatttcttttcttttttcaatctaAATTGGAATTGACAGATTCATTAAAGATGAGTTCTCGTTATCTTTATTGAATGAAAACACAGATTACTTTAGCGGGAGAGTTACCGGCATGCCTTTGTCTTGAAGTGGTTTGGGCTTCTTTCCCAAAGTTCCACAAAAAGTTGTTTATGGCTAAAATCCTGCTTCCTCACTTTGTATGAGAAGATAGTATGCAGTACTTCTTCAAAAAGAGGATCATCAATGAAATTCCACATCTTTTCCACAATTTGTAGAAAGAAATTCTGCAGCAGACAATTCCAATACAGAAGAAAGAGTTTGGGAGCCTACATCTTTAATATTTGcacttttacttctttatttgCTCCCTACACACAGAAAAGTAAATCATTAGATGTAGTCTTAGTTATAGAGGAAAGAAACTTCTTCCTGTCTTATGGCTGCAAGAAAGGAAAGAACGCGCTGAAGGTATGTGTTGGATATCGTTCATAAAGATCAAGGTATTTAGGAGCATCCTTTACCCATTGAACCCCATATCTATGGTGCATCCTTCATCTCCTTTTAGCAAAAAGAATTAGGTAAACAGTTACAAACATATCCAATACTGGCCAGTTAGcatgtaattaatttcttttctttttttaatttaatttgaagggacagatttatattttttcctctccCTTACTGAACTGAAACAGAAAGAAATTTCGCCATAGAGATATCGGCTTGCTTTTGCCTTTTCTTTGAAGTGATTTGGGCTTCTTGTCCACAAGTCCACCAAAAGTTGTTCATAATCAAAATCGTACTTTTTCACTGAGTACGAGATTAtagtatttagtaattttttaaaaacaggataaTCAATAAATGTCCACATCTTTTCCACTATTTGTAGAAAGAAATTTTGCAGCGGCCAATTCAAATAGACAACAAGGACTTTGAAAGCCTCCATATTTAACATATGCACTTGTTCTTCTTTAGTTGCTACATACATACATGAAAGAAAATCATCATTTGTACTCGATGTTATAGAGTAAAGAAACTTCACCCTCTCCTGTGGCTGCAAGAAAGGAAAGAATGCACCAAAGGAACAGGTGGGATATTCCCAATAAAGGTGTAGGTATTCTGGAATGTCCTTTATCCATTGAACCGTACATCCATCGTGCATCCTTCTAACCCAAAATCGTGTACAGGGATTACCAGGTATTGACCTTTTATCATTTACATCCATTTCTGCCCACAAAGTCTTTATACTTTCTTCCAAAAAGTAACAGCAAGCTAAATAAAACCTCAAATTGATATCAACATCTTTTTTTAGAAGCAATTGCTGCATCGTTTTAATTCTGTCAATTGTACCATTAGATTTCCATTCAAAGGTTTCATCTATATTCTTTGAACGCCATGCACCTTCATGGTCCGAATGCCATTCTTTAACAGCAGCATCCAAGCCTAGAATTGCCTGCACTACATTCTCCCTTAAATGTGCAGGAATGATAAGTAACTTTTCCTTTGCTTTATCTATCTCAGAAACAGAGTTAGAGCTAGAGTTagcttcataaaaaattttcGGATCAGATtgcctcatttttttaaagagctttACGCAAGTTGTGGCATCGATATGTTTGGACAATTTTAAAGCTACTTTTACCACTGAAAAGTGAAAAAGTGATGGCACAAAAGGGACTACAAGTTTTGAATCAGTAGGTgctgacattgtttaaaataaattccttggTGGAATaggaaaagtttttaagaaaatcttctgTAAAATCTCAAtgtaatctgaaaagaaaaaaaaaaaaattacatatttcacatacaatacaaaatatatatttcattgcaagcATCTTTTTAATCAGTTAACAGAATCTGACATCAAACTTAGATTAAAGCTGCATTATAATGCATGATGAAAAAGTACTTagtttacaaattgtttttcttttaaaatgtaacaattaatACATCaatcttgtaaaaaataatgctatgcATGCAATAAATTATAGTAATCATAAAGACCATACTTGATGAAAGGgggaaaagttaaaaattttttagaaaatgtgaaaGCAAATTGCATTCTAAGGAAATTATCAATAAACTGTAAACAACACCACATATTCAGATaggtaatttgttttaaatgttttggtTCACAACTCATTAATGTATACAATAtggtcattaaaaagataatttttctagaCTCCCATCCTAAGTTTGTGtgcatttctgaaaagaaatttcatttgaaaattaaactattctgaatttgcaaaaatttttgttatatccTGACTAAATAACCATAACTTGAAtctggaaaaatatgaaaatttcactttatacattcaacaattatatatatatatatatatatatatatatatatatatatatagagagagagagagagagaccatTACACATAATATTACCGATTTGGCTCAGATTTACAATGGAGAGTAGGGTTGTCTCTTTtgggaatttttgaaaaattcttaccgaaattttaatttaaaaggtattttgacatattccattataattttcaaaaacattgcaTTAAGAAATGATTGTTACActatcttaaaactttaaaaagtatattgagaatgaaattttaatataaaattttcattgcaataaaacCCAACATATTAACGTCAACAATGAAAACTCATTTGTTAGGACTCAGAACGTACTTTCGTTTTCGCATTAGTTTATTCATGATGCTATTCTACTAAAATCAAAACCGGATTGCCAGATTCCATGTTGGAATAAGATGCAACAGATACAGGAAatgtaaaacttattaaaattggcaacaaaataattgtatttagtgCATATTTGCCTAAAGcaatacaaaatgaaaacaagaaatctacttaatacaatgaaataataatatgtaatatatgtaatatacaaCAGGGGGTAAACTTTCCCGCTTCTCGACTATCACGTCCCTCTAAACAAAGAggattttgaatagtactgactgatcaatgaagtaataaatctgtcgactCTGGGCAATTGCCATGAGGTTTTTCAACTAAGAATTTGGTTTTCGCTCGGAGAACAGagaacttctcttttaatctgcaatatttgcagaaaatagaatttgttaaaaaataaactctaaaaaaatttcgtaatacgattttataagtaattgaaaaatttgtttaataaattatttaaaaggaattatcattcatcaaattgcattacgaatataatacattctttgTACTGATATTCAGTGAATTTTATACCAGGATAGATATATATACAACGGATGAATATATAGttctctgattaaaataaattgtaaaaaaattattaataataatttaaaaatattacatacatttcggaaaatataatctgttattgaaaatttttaaataaaatttgtacatttttttgttgttgtttgttttcagatttttgtttttcattccatttttttaagttctgaaaataataaagcaatcttTTGTCAATACATAgtagttgaatattttattgataatattttgatgaaaatattattaatttgaatatttttgacttattatcttattttgaaataattaaaataataaatttttaaagttaattttaatactaaaataaaaaaacaaattaatgtatccatttactcacaaggcttatatctgataaaaatcatcatttcattcatatttttaataagtgaatattttgaatgtcaatttcttatatcattcctaatcttaTCACAAATCTTCGTAAAAATGACTCCTagtcagtgcagaaatattttcataaatccatgcatttctctgcTGACAAATATTGCAAAGAATCTTTAATTCATCTAactccatcaatgaaatcaaaatttcaattgtacccattttattaagttacaacattatgattttttatggaaattcgtaaattatctcgtagataaaaatgagacttagctgcatgtgTCCAACAATTAAGAATTACCCTTTCAGACTGTTACTTCCATGCTCTTCatgtctgaacaattcaaacgaatttcattggcaaTATTTCACTGTATGTGAATTTCACTGtatgtgaatttcaaaagatagatgcacaataaaataaaagaaaaaccatCTAGAGTAAGTAATCATAACTTCAATAACGTTTAAAACCCGtgagtgaaaaataaggttttttttcgttacaacaacaaaaatacttgctacaaattttggcatattcattaaaataaaacaaattatagatattaatgaatctgtaatagttTTTCCAGTTTGTGGAGGAACATTTAAAGGATCAtatcctccggtcacaaaaattggatggaagaaaagtggcttaacaatgacattacatattaagaaggttgtgctaaatcagaaataatatatatatatatatatatatatatatatatatatatatatatatatatatatatatatatatatatatatatatatatataagttattttttatatataagaaaaatagagagaagcgGGAATGTTTACGccatagaattaattagcaaagactgggtcggagaatcatgttggtgtggtaaagcagaaagttattggtggtctagtcacagatgactcatcggggtctcatgatgttaaaatcttcttatcTGTAACgactttttatcaaagcaaaaaataaaattaacaaatagtttttaaaaaatccaaaagctaatattttcgtaaattattaatttttaaagcataataaaaattttaattaaaattttttcctggtAATTCGAAGGAAAGTAAATTAAGttgacatttgtatattaatttatcgaatttaaatatattttacatcaatatatttcattatggaagtgaaattaaattgtcttcattgttgcttgtatcatttcaacctaatttttttatattcttgatatcaagatatgatccaacttattatttaatgttgagcatgtttcagtggtatgcttttgttaaacattttgttatactttagataaagttcaagtacagaatcaagcattggtgatGGCAATATATTtgatcaa is a genomic window containing:
- the LOC129960224 gene encoding uncharacterized protein LOC129960224; this encodes MSAPTDSKLVVPFVPSLFHFSVVKVALKLSKHIDATTCVKLFKKMRQSDPKIFYEANSSSNSVSEIDKAKEKLLIIPAHLRENVVQAILGLDAAVKEWHSDHEGAWRSKNIDETFEWKSNGTIDRIKTMQQLLLKKDVDINLRFYLACCYFLEESIKTLWAEMDVNDKRSIPGNPCTRFWVRRMHDGCTVQWIKDIPEYLHLYWEYPTCSFGAFFPFLQPQERVKFLYSITSSTNDDFLSCMYVATKEEQVHMLNMEAFKVLVVYLNWPLQNFFLQIVEKMWTFIDYPVFKKLLNTIISYSVKKYDFDYEQLLVDLWTRSPNHFKEKAKASRYLYGEISFCFSSVRERKKYKSVPSN